The genomic region TAGCGTTCCATCAGCGCGGCGTAGTGGCTGTCCAGCGCCAGTTCTTTCAGGGCTTTCACATGGGCTTCGCCCGCGCTGTCTTCCGCCATGGCGGCTGCGGATACCGCGCTGTCCTCCAGCGCCTGCGCCCAGGCCACCAGGGCGGCACTGTCCTTGCCTGTGGCACGCAGCGCTGCCGCCGCAATCTCCATGGCACCCACCCGGGCGGCGATGCGGATGTCCTGCGCGTCCACACGCCGGGCCATGTCGCGCCGCCACGAATCAAATGCATCCACCCATGCGATCACGGTGTAGCGGTAGCGGCCTGGTGTGGGGGGCACAAAGCTGGCCTGCCATTCATCATTGCCCACCGCTTGCATGGGCACTTCGGTGGCCTGTGCGTCGCCCTCGGGGCGCCAGACCAGCAGCACGCGCAGGGCGTCGTGTCCGTCGGTAAGGCAGTGGGCCGTTACGGTGATGGGCTCGCCCGCAATGGTCTTGACGGCAAAGCGACCTGCATCCACCGCCGGCAGCACCGTCTCCACCACAGCGCGCACGCGCCCGTCTTCAGGCCAAAGCACGGGGGTGGCGGCAGGTGCAGGGGGTGCTGGCTGCAGCAGCACGGGGGTGGTGTTATGCGACGGCATGGGCAGGGGCACTGATGGGCGGTTGGGGTGGCAGTGCAACAGGCACGTCCGCTGCTGGCACAGAAGACTCGACTGCCTGCCGCTGGGGCTTGAGCACGAGGGTGGACAGAGGCGGCAGCGTGAGGCACAGCGATTGCGTCCAGTGGTGCGACCGCACGGGGCTGGTGTGTGCACCACCCAGGTTGCCCCAGCCTGCGCCTCCAAATTCCGTGGCGTCGGTGTTCAGAATCTCTTGCCACCAGCCCGCCTCGGGCACACCGACCAGGTAGTTCTCACGCGGCACTGGGGTGAAGTTGCACACCACTAGCACGGGCGCGGCGTGGTTTTCGTTCGCGCGGGGCTTGCGCAGAAAAGCCATCACGCTGTGGGTGGTGTCATCGGGCTCCACCCACGCAAAACCCTCGGCGGCAAAGTCCACCTGGTGCAGGGCGGGCTCGTCGCGGTACACCCGGTTCAGCGCCTTGACCAGTTCCTGCATCCCCCGGTGCCTGCCCCAGTGCAGGCTGCCCCAGTCCAGTTCACCTTCGTGCGTCCATTCGCTGCGCTGTGCAAACTCGCCCCCCATGAACAGCAGCTTCTTGCCAGGGTGCGTCCACATCAGGCCGAGCAATGCGCGCAGGTTGGCAAACTGCTGCCAGTCGTCACCCGGCATCTTGCGGATGAGCGAGCCCTTGCCGTAGACCACCTCATCGTGCGAGAGCGGCAACACGAAGTTTTCGTTGAACGCGTACACCATTGAAAATGTGAGCTTGTGATGGTGGTAGCGGCGGTGAACCGGGTCCTCCTTCATGTAGGCCAGGCTGTCGTGCATCCAGCCCATGTTCCACTTCATGCCAAAACCCAGCCCGTTCATTTCCAGCGGGCGCGACACCATGGGCCAGGCGGTGGACTCTTCTGCAATGCTCACGGTGTCGGGGTGGTCGCGGTAAAGCGCGCGGTTGAGGTGCCGCAAAAACTCAATCGCCTCCAGGTTCTCGCGACCGCCGTGGCGGTTGGGTATCCATTCGCCCTGCTGGCGCGCGTAGTCCAGATACAGCATGGATGCCACCGCGTCCACGCGCAGGCCGTCCAGGTGGTACTTGTCCAGCCAGAACAGGCCGGACGACACGAGAAAGCTGCGCACCTCGTGCCGCCCGTAGTTGAAAATGGCCGAGTTCCACTCGGGGTGGTAGCCCTGGCGCGGGTCGGCATGTTCGTACAGGTGCGTGCCGTCAAAGCTCGCCAGGCCATGCGCATCGGTGGGGAAGTGCGACGGCACCCAGTCCAGCAGCACACCAATGCCGCGCTGGTGCAGGTGGTCCACAAGGTACATGAAATCCTGCGGCGTTCCGTAGCGGGCGGTGGGGGCAAAGTAACCGGTGGTCTGGTAGCCCCACGAGCCGTAGAAAGGGTGCTCGGTAATGGGCATCAGCTCCACGTGCGTAAAGCCCATCTCCGCCACGTAATCCGCCAGGGCGTGGGCCAGCTCGCGGTAACCCAGAAAGCTCCCGTCATGCCGTCGCCAGGAGCCTGCATGCACCTCGTAGATGGACATGGGAGCATCCAGCGCGTTGCGCGCCCCGCGGCTGCCCATCCACAGGCTGTCGCCCCAGTCATAGTCCAGCGCCCAGGCGCGTGATGCGGTGGCAGGGGGCTGTTCGGCATACACCGCCAACGGATCGGCCTTGTCCAGCCACTCACCGCTTTTCGTGATGATGCGAAATTTGTAGGCGTGGCCATGGGCCATGCCGGGCACATGCCCTTCCCATACACCGCTGTCGTCGGGGCGGGGACACAAGGGGTCGGCATCGCCGTTCCATCCGTTCCAGTCGCCAATGACAGACACCGCTGCAGCGTTGGGCGCCCACACGGCCACATCGGCTCCCGCATGATCGCCCCGACGCAAGTGGCACCCCAGGCCCTGATACAGGCGCGCGTGCGTTCCCTCCCGAAAAAGATAGGCGTCGTGCGCCGTGAATGCGTTCTGGGGGGGCGATGCCTGCACGAGTGCGTTCCTCCTGGGTGGTCGCTTTTGAGGGCTGCTCTTTGAACAGGCTCTTATTGACCCATACCCCGCTCAACCGCTCCGCACGGCAGGGGCGCAACGGCCTGTAGGTCCAGGCCTTGCAGCTCTGTCAGCCCTGTCCTGCATGCAGATGGCACAGACGGCCGAACGCTCGCAGTGGCGCGCTTTTCCTACGTCCTGTGGCGCGGTGGTTGGCTACCTTGGGGTGCTCATCACTTTCAAGCGAAGGAAAACCATGCGCGTGGACATCTACCGCCGAGCCGAGGCCGAGGGCAAGTTCTCCCACCTTGCAGTGCCCGAGGGCCGCCCCATTCCTGAAGAAGCCACCAACACCGACTGGAAGCGTGAAGTCACCGGGCAAGATCTGGACGACGCCCGTGAGCGCTGGGAGGAGTACGGCATCCACCAGCCCGCCGCGCAGATGCGTGAAAAGGGCTACGCCATTACCAGCCTTGGCGACATGACGCGGTGACAGCGCGCCCGGTCTCCACCAGTTCATTTGCCTCGGCCATCTGGTGCATAGGGACGGGAGGCCACGGGCCTTATTGGCCGGGCGGCTCCACCATGGCCCGCATGCGTTTTCGCAGGGCCCGGTCGCGCCGGTCGTCGGCTTCCCAGTCGGCCTTGACGCCTCTCCACAGCGCAAGCGCCATGAGCAGGATGACCACGGTGAATGGCAGCGCGAAGACAATGGTGGCCGTCTGAACCGCCTTGACCCCGCCCGCCAGAAGCAGGCTGATGGCAATGCCCGACACCAGCACCCCCCAGATGACCTTGACCCGCGCGGAGGGGTTCTCGTCGCCACCAGTGCTCATCATGCCCAGCACCAGGGTGGCCGAATCTCCTGACGTGACAAAGAACACCAGGACCAGGACGGTGGCAACCAGCGACATCACGCCACCCCAGGGCAGGGACTGGAACATGGCGAACAGGGCGGTGGACACGTCGGCCTTGACGGCGGCTTCCAGCGGGATGTGCTGCATGATCTCCAGGTGCAGGGCCGTGCCGCCGAACACGGTGAACCAGATGAACGCCGCCAGCGTGGGCGCCAGCACGGTGCCGAGGATGAATTCGCGAATGGTGCGCCCGCGTGAGACCCGCGCGATGAACAGCCCCACAAAAGGCGACCAGCTCACCCACCAGGCCCAGTAAAACACCGTCCAGCCGCTGACCCAGCTGCTGTCCCGGAAGGGCGTCATGCGCAGGCTCATGCGGACAAAGTCGCTCAGATAGCTACCCAGGGTGTTGGTGAAGGTGTCGATGATGACCACCGTGGGACCCCAGAGGAACACCCCGAGCGCGAGCAGGGCGGCCATGCCCAGGTTGAACGCGGACAGCCATTTGATGCCCCGCCCCACGCCCGAAATGGCCGATGCCAGAAACAGCAAGGTCGTCACCACGATGATGCCCACTTGCCAGGCTTCCCCCACCGGCATACCCAGGGTGGCGTTCAGGCCGCTGTTGATCTGTAGTGCACCCATGCCCAGCGATGCCGCCACCCCGAAGGCGGTGGCAATCACGGCCAGGATGTTGACCACGGGGGCCAGACGCCGCAGCGGCAACCAAGGCAGTGCGGCCACCGCCGTGCTCACCAGCGCCGAGCCTCCGCGCCGGAACTGGAAGAACGCAATCGCCAGCGCAACAATGCTGTACACCGCCCAGGGGTGCAGCCCCCAGTGGAAAAAGGCGTAGCGCATGGCGGCATTGGCCGCCTCGGGCGTGTGCGGCGCAATGCCGGGCGGGGGTGTGCCGTAGTGGGAGATGGGCTCGGCAACCCCCCAGAAGACGAGGCCAATCCCCATGCCCGCCGCAAACAGCATGGCGAACCAGGCACCGATGGAGAACTCTGGCTCGTCGTCTTCCTGGCCGAGCTTGAGATCGCCGTACCGGCTGAATGCCAGCACCATGGCCAGCACCACCAGCCCGAGGACCACCCACAGATAAAACCAGCCAAAGTTGCGCGTGATGGACGCCAACGCGGTGTCAAACACCGCCCCCAAGGCATCTGGAGCGATGACTCCCCAGAGCACGATGGCGACGATCAAGCCCGCCGATATGAAAAGTTCCATGAGCCACCTTTCTTGAAATGGAGAAAGCGAAGTGCCAGGGTCTGCCTTCCATGGTGAATGGAAAGGCGACAGAACGCCAGTGGCACCAAGCCCCGCAAGCGGGAGGGCGCCAGGGGCTGCGCGGGACAGATGGCACTTCAGGAGGGGTTGAACCCCACGCCGTGGTGTGTGATCCATGCCGTTCCTGGCAACGCAGGAAAAGCAAGGTTCGGCATGGCGGGCCGTGGCCCGAGACCGATGCACGCGCGCTGGCGTGGCAAGGTCTGGCAAAGGTTGGCACCACGCAGGTAACAGGTGGTAGCCAGCGGTAAGGGCGTGCAGTGTATGCAAAAGGGGTGCGCTGACCGGAGAAATACCGCAGTCAAGCGCAGGGGTGCTGTCAATTCGGAGACGGCCGGGCATGGTCAGCGGCTGGGGGCGCTGGTACGCTGCGTCGCCATGGAGACAAGCACAAATACCCCCCTGCGGACGGGCGCAGGGCAGCCGCCCTACGTTCCCCAGATCCGCCTGTACCAGAACTGGCTGCGCGCTCAGCGTGGCCTGGAGTTTGGCAGTTACGACGCGCTGTGGCGCTGGTCCACCACCGAGCTGGATGCCTTCTGGCAAAGCGTGTGGGATTACTTCGATCTGCAGTCGCCCACCCCACACACGGCCGTGCTGGCCAGGAACACCATGCCCGGCGCGCAGTGGTTTCCGGGCGCGCAGGTGAACTATGTGCGGCAGGTGCTGCGGCATGTTGATGCCGCCCACGCGGCGGGCCTGCCCGCCATCATCAGCCGCAACGAAAAGGGCAACCATCGTGAACTTGCCTGGCCCGAGCTGCGCCGCCAGGTCGCGTCACTGGCACTGCACCTGAAGGCGCAGGGCGTGCAGCCCGGCGACCGTGTGGCCGCCTATCTGCCCAACGTGCCCGAGGCCATGATTGCCTTTCTGGCTACGGCGAGCATTGGCGCGGTGTGGAGCATTTGCGCGCCCGATATGGGCACGCATGCGGTGCTCGACCGCTTTCGCCAGATCGAGCCCAAGGTGCTCATCAGCGTGGACGGTGTGACCTACGGCGGGCGCGACCACGACCGCACTGGCGTGCTGGCCGAGCTGCGCGCCGCCCTGCCCAGCGTGCAGCATGTGGTGCTGCTGGGTAACCTAAATGCTACGGTTTCTATAGCTGGTTGCGCTGATTGGACGGGCGCTACAGCCCGAAATGATGCAGAGACTGCGGCATTTGAGCCGATGTGGCTCCCGTTCGACCACCCGCTGTGGATCGTCTATTCCAGCGGCACCACCGGGTTACCGAAGCCCATCGTGCACGGTCACGGTGGCAGCATGCTGGTGGCGCTGCAGCTCAAGGTGCTGCACAACGACATTGGCTGCAGCTACGAGGCCAACAGCTTTGGCGAGCGTTACCACTGGTACAGCTCCACCGGCTGGGTGATGTGGAACGCGCAGATGAGCGGCCTGCTCTCGGGCACCACCTGCGTCATCTTTGATGGCAACCCCGGCGGCAGCAAGGAACACCCCGACTGGGGCGTGCTGTGGCGTTTTGCGGCTGAGACGGGGGTGACCTTCTTCGGCGCGGGCGCGGCATTTTTTGCCAACTGCATGAAGGCGGGCATCACGCTCAGTGACTATGGCGACCTCACGCGCATCCGCGCGCTGGGCACCACGGGCTCGCCGCTCTCGCCCGAGGTGCAGCAGTGGGGGACGGCGCAGTTTGAGGCGCTGGGCACACCCGATATGTGGTGGAACAACATTTCCGGGGGCACGGACTTCTGCGGCGCTTTCATCGGTGGAAACCGCGAGATGCCACAGGTGCCCGGCGTGATGCAATGCCGCATGCTGGGCGCAGCGGTTGAAGCCTGGAATGCCGAAGGCCAGCCAGTGACCGACGAGGTGGGCGAGCTGGTCTGTGCGCAGCCCTTGCCGTCCATGCCGCTGTACCTGTGGGGCGACAAGGACGGAAGCCGTTACCTGTCCAGTTACTTCGACATGTACCCCGCAGGCCACGGCCGCCAACCCGGCGGGGGCGATGGACCCGCGAGCATGGGCGCGGTATGGCGGCATGGCGACTGGCTCAAGATCGACGGGGCCACGGGCGGCTGCATCATCTACGGCCGCAGCGACGCCACCATCAACCGCCACGGCCTGCGCATGGGCACGAGCGAGATCTACAGCGCAGTCGAATCCTTGCCCGAGGTGCTCGACAGCCTGGTCGTGGACCTGGAATACCTGGGCCGCGAGAGCTACATGCCCCTGTTTGTGGTGCTGCGCGCCGGGGTGGTGCTGGACGACGTATTGCGGGCCCGCATCAACACCGCAGTGCGCACCGCTTTAAGCCCGCGCTTTGTGCCGGATGACATCTTTGCCGTGGCGGAAGTGCCCCGCACGCTCAGCGGCAAAAAGCAGGAGCTGCCCATCAAGAAGCTGCTGCTGGGCCAGCCCATCGAGAAGGTGGTGAACAGGGACGCGATGGCCAATCCGGGGTGTCTGGATTGGTATGTGGCGTTTGCTGCAAGTCGGGCCTAGCAAGCTGCCTTCGCAGGCAATTCTGCAGAAAAGACGGCCAAAAAGGCCGTCCCACAGTCCGGCCCACAGCCGCGTATGGAGCGGCTGGTTACATTTTCCTTGCCCTCCATTGCCGGGTGGGCCGTGCGAACCCGAGCCGGGCCGTGCCCATACGTAGCTCCGCAGCGCAATCGTTATCACTTATCAGCAACTCCCTTGGGTTGCATTCCTCGCCTACCAATATCCCCATGGATTTCACGCCAAAATTACAATAGT from Acidovorax sp. DW039 harbors:
- the glgB gene encoding 1,4-alpha-glucan branching protein GlgB, whose amino-acid sequence is MQASPPQNAFTAHDAYLFREGTHARLYQGLGCHLRRGDHAGADVAVWAPNAAAVSVIGDWNGWNGDADPLCPRPDDSGVWEGHVPGMAHGHAYKFRIITKSGEWLDKADPLAVYAEQPPATASRAWALDYDWGDSLWMGSRGARNALDAPMSIYEVHAGSWRRHDGSFLGYRELAHALADYVAEMGFTHVELMPITEHPFYGSWGYQTTGYFAPTARYGTPQDFMYLVDHLHQRGIGVLLDWVPSHFPTDAHGLASFDGTHLYEHADPRQGYHPEWNSAIFNYGRHEVRSFLVSSGLFWLDKYHLDGLRVDAVASMLYLDYARQQGEWIPNRHGGRENLEAIEFLRHLNRALYRDHPDTVSIAEESTAWPMVSRPLEMNGLGFGMKWNMGWMHDSLAYMKEDPVHRRYHHHKLTFSMVYAFNENFVLPLSHDEVVYGKGSLIRKMPGDDWQQFANLRALLGLMWTHPGKKLLFMGGEFAQRSEWTHEGELDWGSLHWGRHRGMQELVKALNRVYRDEPALHQVDFAAEGFAWVEPDDTTHSVMAFLRKPRANENHAAPVLVVCNFTPVPRENYLVGVPEAGWWQEILNTDATEFGGAGWGNLGGAHTSPVRSHHWTQSLCLTLPPLSTLVLKPQRQAVESSVPAADVPVALPPQPPISAPAHAVA
- a CDS encoding DUF6139 family protein translates to MRVDIYRRAEAEGKFSHLAVPEGRPIPEEATNTDWKREVTGQDLDDARERWEEYGIHQPAAQMREKGYAITSLGDMTR
- a CDS encoding BCCT family transporter, producing the protein MELFISAGLIVAIVLWGVIAPDALGAVFDTALASITRNFGWFYLWVVLGLVVLAMVLAFSRYGDLKLGQEDDEPEFSIGAWFAMLFAAGMGIGLVFWGVAEPISHYGTPPPGIAPHTPEAANAAMRYAFFHWGLHPWAVYSIVALAIAFFQFRRGGSALVSTAVAALPWLPLRRLAPVVNILAVIATAFGVAASLGMGALQINSGLNATLGMPVGEAWQVGIIVVTTLLFLASAISGVGRGIKWLSAFNLGMAALLALGVFLWGPTVVIIDTFTNTLGSYLSDFVRMSLRMTPFRDSSWVSGWTVFYWAWWVSWSPFVGLFIARVSRGRTIREFILGTVLAPTLAAFIWFTVFGGTALHLEIMQHIPLEAAVKADVSTALFAMFQSLPWGGVMSLVATVLVLVFFVTSGDSATLVLGMMSTGGDENPSARVKVIWGVLVSGIAISLLLAGGVKAVQTATIVFALPFTVVILLMALALWRGVKADWEADDRRDRALRKRMRAMVEPPGQ
- a CDS encoding acetoacetate--CoA ligase, with product METSTNTPLRTGAGQPPYVPQIRLYQNWLRAQRGLEFGSYDALWRWSTTELDAFWQSVWDYFDLQSPTPHTAVLARNTMPGAQWFPGAQVNYVRQVLRHVDAAHAAGLPAIISRNEKGNHRELAWPELRRQVASLALHLKAQGVQPGDRVAAYLPNVPEAMIAFLATASIGAVWSICAPDMGTHAVLDRFRQIEPKVLISVDGVTYGGRDHDRTGVLAELRAALPSVQHVVLLGNLNATVSIAGCADWTGATARNDAETAAFEPMWLPFDHPLWIVYSSGTTGLPKPIVHGHGGSMLVALQLKVLHNDIGCSYEANSFGERYHWYSSTGWVMWNAQMSGLLSGTTCVIFDGNPGGSKEHPDWGVLWRFAAETGVTFFGAGAAFFANCMKAGITLSDYGDLTRIRALGTTGSPLSPEVQQWGTAQFEALGTPDMWWNNISGGTDFCGAFIGGNREMPQVPGVMQCRMLGAAVEAWNAEGQPVTDEVGELVCAQPLPSMPLYLWGDKDGSRYLSSYFDMYPAGHGRQPGGGDGPASMGAVWRHGDWLKIDGATGGCIIYGRSDATINRHGLRMGTSEIYSAVESLPEVLDSLVVDLEYLGRESYMPLFVVLRAGVVLDDVLRARINTAVRTALSPRFVPDDIFAVAEVPRTLSGKKQELPIKKLLLGQPIEKVVNRDAMANPGCLDWYVAFAASRA